The following are encoded together in the Gemmatimonadota bacterium genome:
- a CDS encoding helix-turn-helix transcriptional regulator — protein sequence MKNALRSMRAQRGWSQAELAERLGVSRQTVNSIETERYEPSLTLAFRIASLFGERIEALFTPDPPH from the coding sequence ATGAAGAACGCGCTACGCAGCATGCGCGCCCAACGCGGCTGGTCGCAGGCCGAACTCGCGGAACGGCTTGGCGTCTCACGCCAGACGGTGAATTCGATCGAGACGGAGCGCTACGAGCCGAGCCTCACGCTGGCCTTTCGCATCGCGTCGCTGTTCGGCGAACGCATCGAGGCGCTCTTCACGCCGGACCCGCCGCACTAG
- a CDS encoding PD40 domain-containing protein, which produces MTRRPILRTLRLAQSAAAARRLVPIISLVALAGSVDAAWAQAPARPAGRAALPLEGARHLRFTATKGSWMSVDVSPDGARLVVDLLGDIYTIPATGGSATRLTSGMAHDAQPRWSPDGRRIAFISDRSGGNNLWVMAADGSDTLQLSKTTDDMFVSPEWTPDGKYIAVTRSVQGAPKIFLYHVDGGAGIQVIREPAPLSAIGATFSPDGRYLWYGTRQATWTYNAIFPQFQLASYDRELGTTTTMTARYGSGFRPAVSPDGKWLAYGSRYEEKTGLRVRELATGDERWLAYPIQRDNQEAMLETDALPGYDFTPDSKAIVISYGGEIWRVPVDGSAPAKIPFSIDVDVAIGPEVKFQYPIEDTPTIVARQIRDAVPSPDGTRIAFSALGDLYVMELPGGEPRRIASSAEGEFHPSWSPDGAWVAYVTWGDAGGHIHKVRADGRGQPVRLTRDIATYFGTQWSPDGTRIVAMQADARELKETVQRFGGGQAARFVWVPAEGGAVTRIRAAGGLADPHFTSDPGRIFAYGGSEGLVSFRWDGTDQRQHVRVTGAAQPGANTPPSAGTVRMAPKGDLALAQVGSDFYVVTVPLVGGPVPVISVATPESAPTPVRRLSDIGGEFPVWQSSGRVVHWSIGNALVTYDLDRAKAFDDSVRVARRAAAAQPPAPAASGDTARRPAARDTTTATYKPTELRIRVSGTRDIPRGAVVLRGAKAITMKGNEVIENADVVVRDNRIVAVGTRGAVEVPAGARIVDVTGKVIIPGFVDTHAHFRHSPDIHTTQPWALLANLAYGVTTTRDPQTGSTDVLSYADRVSTGDIVGPRIYSTGPGIFAGERIRSLEQARNVLKRYSEYYDTKTIKMYGAGNRQVRQWIMMAARELRLMPTTEAGLAFRTNVTMAIDGYSGVEHNLPITPLFDDVIKLFATSGTVSTPTLLVSYGGPWMENYYYTKENPNKDAKLRRFTPDDDLDSKTRRRGQGAGGSPGPAGWFLDEEYNAKAHAGVIRDLVAAGGKAGIGSHGQLQGLGYHWELWTVASGGLTNHDALRVATLMGAEALGLEKDLGSLEPGKLADLIVLDADPLANIRNTNTVRHVMMNGRLFDGSTLDEQWPRQRALPAQPWRQEAPKVNAGIRP; this is translated from the coding sequence ATGACGCGGCGCCCAATTCTTCGAACGCTCCGACTGGCGCAGTCTGCCGCTGCCGCCCGCAGGCTCGTCCCGATCATCTCGCTCGTCGCCTTGGCGGGGAGCGTCGACGCGGCGTGGGCGCAGGCTCCGGCGCGCCCGGCGGGGCGAGCGGCGCTCCCGCTGGAGGGGGCGCGCCACCTGCGCTTCACGGCGACCAAGGGGTCGTGGATGTCGGTGGACGTGAGTCCCGACGGGGCGCGGCTGGTCGTCGACCTGTTGGGCGACATCTATACAATACCGGCCACCGGCGGCTCGGCGACGCGCCTGACGAGCGGGATGGCGCACGATGCGCAGCCGCGCTGGAGCCCTGATGGCCGGCGCATCGCCTTCATCAGCGACCGCAGCGGGGGGAACAACCTCTGGGTGATGGCGGCCGACGGGAGCGACACGCTGCAGCTGTCGAAGACGACCGATGACATGTTCGTCTCGCCGGAATGGACGCCGGACGGGAAGTACATCGCCGTGACGCGCTCGGTGCAGGGGGCGCCGAAGATCTTCCTCTATCACGTGGATGGAGGGGCCGGGATCCAGGTGATCCGCGAGCCGGCGCCGCTGTCGGCGATCGGGGCCACCTTCTCGCCCGATGGGCGCTACCTGTGGTACGGCACGCGACAGGCCACGTGGACCTACAACGCGATCTTCCCGCAGTTCCAGCTCGCCTCGTACGACCGCGAGCTCGGGACGACGACGACGATGACGGCGCGCTACGGCTCCGGCTTTCGTCCCGCGGTTTCACCTGACGGAAAGTGGCTCGCCTACGGGAGCCGCTACGAAGAGAAGACCGGGCTGCGCGTGCGCGAGCTGGCCACCGGCGACGAACGCTGGCTCGCCTATCCCATTCAGCGAGACAACCAGGAGGCGATGCTCGAGACCGACGCCTTGCCGGGCTACGACTTCACCCCGGACAGCAAGGCGATCGTCATCAGCTATGGCGGCGAGATCTGGCGCGTCCCGGTGGACGGGAGCGCGCCGGCGAAGATCCCGTTCAGCATCGACGTCGACGTGGCCATCGGGCCGGAGGTGAAGTTCCAGTATCCCATTGAGGACACGCCGACGATCGTCGCCCGCCAGATTCGCGATGCGGTCCCGTCGCCCGATGGCACGCGCATCGCCTTCTCGGCGTTAGGCGACCTGTACGTGATGGAGCTGCCGGGGGGTGAGCCGCGCCGCATCGCGTCGAGCGCCGAGGGGGAGTTCCATCCCTCGTGGTCGCCCGACGGCGCGTGGGTCGCGTACGTCACGTGGGGCGACGCGGGAGGACACATCCACAAGGTGCGCGCCGATGGGCGCGGGCAGCCGGTGCGCCTCACGCGCGACATCGCCACGTACTTCGGCACGCAGTGGTCTCCCGACGGGACGCGCATCGTGGCCATGCAGGCCGATGCGCGGGAGCTCAAGGAGACCGTGCAGCGCTTTGGCGGCGGGCAGGCGGCGCGCTTCGTCTGGGTGCCGGCGGAAGGGGGCGCCGTGACGCGCATCCGTGCAGCTGGCGGGTTGGCCGATCCGCACTTCACCAGCGACCCTGGGCGCATCTTCGCCTACGGCGGGAGCGAAGGGCTCGTCTCGTTCCGGTGGGACGGGACCGACCAGCGGCAGCACGTGCGGGTGACGGGAGCCGCGCAGCCCGGAGCCAACACCCCGCCTAGCGCCGGCACCGTGCGCATGGCGCCCAAGGGGGACCTCGCGCTCGCCCAGGTGGGGTCGGACTTCTACGTCGTGACCGTCCCCCTGGTGGGAGGACCGGTCCCGGTCATCTCGGTGGCGACGCCGGAGAGCGCGCCGACGCCGGTGCGCCGCCTCTCGGACATCGGCGGCGAGTTCCCGGTGTGGCAGTCGAGCGGGCGCGTGGTGCACTGGTCGATCGGCAATGCCCTCGTGACGTACGATCTGGACCGGGCCAAGGCCTTCGACGATTCGGTGCGTGTGGCGCGGCGTGCCGCGGCGGCGCAGCCCCCCGCGCCGGCTGCCTCCGGCGACACGGCGCGCCGCCCGGCAGCGCGCGACACCACGACGGCGACCTACAAGCCGACAGAACTTCGCATCCGCGTGAGCGGCACGCGTGACATTCCGCGTGGCGCGGTCGTGCTGCGTGGTGCCAAGGCGATCACGATGAAGGGCAACGAAGTGATCGAGAATGCCGACGTCGTGGTGCGCGACAACCGCATCGTCGCCGTCGGCACGCGCGGCGCGGTCGAGGTACCAGCGGGGGCACGTATCGTCGACGTGACGGGCAAGGTGATCATCCCCGGCTTCGTCGACACGCACGCGCACTTCCGCCACTCGCCCGACATCCACACCACGCAGCCGTGGGCGCTATTGGCCAACCTGGCCTATGGCGTCACCACCACGCGCGACCCGCAGACCGGCTCCACCGACGTGCTCAGCTACGCCGACCGCGTGTCGACCGGCGACATCGTGGGCCCGCGCATCTACTCCACGGGGCCCGGCATCTTCGCGGGTGAGCGCATTCGCTCGTTGGAGCAGGCGCGCAACGTCCTCAAGCGTTACAGCGAGTACTACGACACCAAGACCATCAAGATGTACGGGGCCGGCAACCGGCAGGTGCGGCAGTGGATCATGATGGCGGCGCGCGAGCTGCGCCTCATGCCCACCACCGAGGCGGGGCTCGCCTTCCGCACCAACGTCACGATGGCAATCGACGGCTACTCCGGCGTCGAGCACAACCTGCCGATCACCCCGCTCTTCGACGACGTCATCAAGCTCTTCGCCACGTCGGGGACGGTCTCCACCCCCACGCTCCTCGTGTCCTATGGCGGGCCGTGGATGGAGAACTACTACTACACGAAGGAGAACCCCAACAAGGACGCCAAGCTGCGCCGCTTCACCCCCGACGACGACCTCGACTCCAAGACGCGTCGCCGTGGGCAGGGGGCGGGCGGATCGCCGGGGCCGGCCGGGTGGTTCCTGGACGAGGAGTACAACGCCAAGGCGCACGCCGGCGTCATTCGCGACCTGGTTGCGGCTGGCGGCAAGGCCGGCATCGGAAGTCACGGCCAGCTGCAAGGGCTCGGCTACCACTGGGAGCTGTGGACCGTGGCGTCGGGGGGCCTCACCAACCACGACGCCCTGCGCGTGGCGACCCTCATGGGGGCCGAGGCGTTGGGGCTGGAGAAGGACCTCGGGTCGCTCGAGCCGGGAAAGCTCGCCGACCTCATCGTCCTCGACGCCGACCCGCTGGCCAACATCCGCAACACCAACACGGTGCGTCACGTGATGATGAACGGCCGCCTGTTCGACGGCAGCACGCTCGACGAGCAGTGGCCGCGGCAGCGCGCGCTCCCTGCGCAGCCGTGGCGGCAGGAGGCGCCCAAGGTGAACGCGGGGATCCGGCCGTAA